One genomic region from Rhizobium rosettiformans encodes:
- the trbJ gene encoding P-type conjugative transfer protein TrbJ, producing MTAAIALLPIASVHAGSATGAATEWTQLANNAQLIDLLKSSGLQVDNQLTQITQLAEQIQNQLKIYENMLQNTAQLPDHIWGQVEGDLNRLRSIVDQGQSISFSMGNADDVLQQRFKSYADLKTNLPNAESFSSTYQSWSDTNRDTIGSTLKAASLTADQFDTEESTMTSLRSMSESADGQMKALQVGHQIAAQQVSQMQKLRGLVSQQMTMMGTWLQTEQTDKDLAQARREKFFKSTAPSTSGGEKMKVEW from the coding sequence ATGACTGCGGCAATCGCGCTGTTGCCGATTGCTTCCGTCCATGCGGGCTCTGCAACGGGCGCCGCCACCGAATGGACGCAGCTCGCCAACAATGCTCAGCTCATCGATCTTCTCAAAAGCTCTGGCCTGCAGGTCGATAACCAGCTGACCCAAATCACGCAACTCGCAGAGCAGATTCAGAACCAACTGAAGATCTATGAGAACATGCTGCAGAACACAGCGCAGCTCCCTGATCATATCTGGGGCCAGGTCGAGGGCGATCTCAACCGCCTGCGCAGCATTGTTGATCAAGGGCAGAGCATCTCGTTCTCAATGGGCAATGCAGACGATGTCCTTCAGCAGCGGTTCAAGAGCTATGCGGACCTGAAAACCAATCTGCCAAATGCCGAATCCTTCTCGAGCACCTACCAGTCCTGGTCAGACACGAACCGGGACACGATCGGCAGCACGCTCAAGGCGGCGAGCCTGACAGCGGATCAGTTCGACACGGAGGAAAGCACGATGACCTCGCTGCGATCCATGTCGGAGTCGGCCGACGGCCAAATGAAGGCCCTCCAGGTCGGACACCAGATTGCCGCCCAGCAGGTTTCACAGATGCAGAAGCTGCGTGGTCTTGTCTCGCAGCAAATGACGATGATGGGGACATGGCTCCAAACCGAGCAGACGGACAAGGACCTCGCGCAGGCCCGGCGTGAGAAATTCTTCAAATCAACGGCTCCCTCAACATCCGGCGGCGAAAAGATGAAGGTGGAGTGGTGA
- the trbK gene encoding entry exclusion protein TrbK produces MRTKLILAILAAIISVGGTGLWFLISERQGARERHEKFFGSTREYPTSGGEKMKIEW; encoded by the coding sequence GTGAGAACGAAACTGATCTTGGCCATCCTCGCCGCAATCATCTCTGTTGGAGGAACAGGCCTGTGGTTCCTGATCTCAGAGAGACAGGGAGCGCGAGAGCGGCACGAAAAGTTCTTTGGGTCGACGAGGGAGTATCCGACGTCGGGCGGCGAGAAGATGAAGATCGAGTGGTAG
- a CDS encoding conjugal transfer protein TrbD produces MAEAASRLQRNRIHRALSRPNLLMGADRELVLITGLAAVILIFVVLTVYSALFGVAVWIVIVGLLRMMAKSDPLMRQVYARHISYKPHYRPTAAPWRRY; encoded by the coding sequence ATGGCTGAAGCTGCCTCAAGACTGCAACGAAATCGCATTCATCGCGCGCTGTCGCGTCCGAACCTTTTGATGGGCGCCGACCGCGAGCTGGTGCTGATCACCGGGCTCGCCGCCGTGATCCTGATCTTCGTTGTCCTGACGGTCTACTCGGCGCTCTTCGGTGTGGCCGTCTGGATCGTCATCGTCGGTCTGCTTCGCATGATGGCCAAATCCGATCCGCTGATGCGGCAGGTCTATGCCCGTCACATTTCCTACAAGCCCCACTACCGGCCAACGGCCGCGCCGTGGCGAAGATACTGA
- a CDS encoding conjugal transfer protein TrbE, with product MVALKRFRATGPSFADLVPYAGLVDNGVLLLKDGSLMAGWYFAGPDSESATDLERNELSRQISTILSRLGTGWMIQVEAIRVPTVDYPTPDQCRFPDPVTRAIDAERRAHFGREQGHFESKHAIILTYRPLESKKTALSKYIYSDEESRKKSYADTVLFVFRNAIREIEQYLSNTLSIARMKTREVRERGGERVARYDDLMQFVRFCITGESHPVRLPEVPMYLDWLATAELEHGLTPKVENRFLAVVAIDGLPAESWPGILNNLDLMPLTYRWSSRFIFLDAEEARQKLERTRKKWQQKVRPFFDQLFQTQSRSVDQDAMTMVAETEDAIALASSQLVAYGYYTPVVILFDDDRDALQEKAEAIRRLVQAEGFGARVETLNATDAFLGSLPGNWYANVREPLINTSNLADLVPLNSVWSGNPVAPCPFYPPNSPPLMQVASGSTPFRLNLHVDDVGHTLIFGPTGSGKSTLLALIAAQFRRYEFAQIFAFDKGNSLLPLTLAAGGDHYEIGNDQNGEGKALAFCPLFDLSTDGDRAWATEWIETLVALQGVTITPDHRNAISRQIGLMATAPGKSLSDFVSGVQMREIKDALHHYTVDGPMGQLLDAEEDGLTLRAFQCFEIEHLMNMGERNLVPVLTYLFHRIEKRLDGSPSLILLDEAWLMLGHPVFRDKIREWLKVLRKANCAVVLATQSISDAERSGIIDVLKESCPTKICLPNGAAREPGTREFYERIGFNERQIEIVSGAIPKREYYVATPDGRRLFDMSLGPVALSFVGASGKEDLKRIRALKAEYGQDWPTHWLESRGVPDATSHLNAQ from the coding sequence ATGGTTGCCCTCAAACGATTCCGCGCGACCGGTCCCTCGTTCGCTGATCTGGTTCCATACGCCGGCCTGGTCGACAACGGCGTCCTGCTGCTGAAGGACGGCAGCCTGATGGCTGGCTGGTATTTCGCGGGTCCGGACTCCGAAAGCGCCACCGACCTCGAACGCAACGAGCTGTCCCGACAGATCAGTACAATTCTTTCACGACTAGGGACCGGATGGATGATCCAAGTCGAAGCCATCCGCGTGCCGACGGTCGACTATCCCACGCCAGATCAGTGCCGTTTCCCGGATCCTGTCACCCGAGCGATCGATGCCGAGCGCCGTGCTCATTTCGGGCGGGAGCAGGGGCATTTCGAGAGCAAGCACGCGATCATTCTCACCTACCGGCCGCTCGAGTCGAAGAAGACGGCGCTTAGCAAATACATCTACTCGGACGAGGAGAGCAGGAAGAAGTCTTATGCCGACACGGTCTTGTTCGTGTTTCGAAACGCGATCCGGGAAATCGAACAGTACCTGTCTAACACTTTGTCGATCGCTCGCATGAAGACCCGCGAGGTCCGCGAGAGGGGAGGGGAGCGGGTCGCACGCTATGACGACCTCATGCAGTTTGTTCGATTTTGCATCACGGGGGAGAGCCATCCGGTTCGGCTACCGGAAGTTCCCATGTATCTCGACTGGCTGGCGACGGCAGAGCTGGAGCATGGCCTGACGCCAAAGGTCGAGAACCGGTTCCTCGCGGTTGTAGCCATCGATGGGCTGCCGGCCGAGAGCTGGCCCGGCATCCTCAACAATCTCGATCTGATGCCGCTGACCTACCGCTGGTCGTCGCGGTTCATCTTCCTCGATGCCGAGGAGGCGCGCCAGAAACTCGAGCGCACGCGAAAGAAATGGCAGCAGAAGGTTCGACCTTTCTTCGACCAGCTTTTCCAGACCCAGAGCAGATCGGTCGATCAGGATGCCATGACCATGGTTGCCGAGACCGAGGACGCCATCGCTCTGGCATCGTCCCAGCTTGTCGCCTATGGCTACTACACGCCTGTCGTCATCCTGTTTGATGATGACCGTGACGCTCTGCAGGAAAAGGCGGAAGCCATCCGCCGGCTCGTCCAGGCAGAGGGGTTCGGAGCGCGCGTCGAGACCCTGAACGCGACAGATGCGTTTCTCGGAAGTCTGCCGGGGAATTGGTACGCCAATGTCCGTGAGCCGCTGATCAATACAAGCAACCTGGCAGATCTCGTCCCGCTCAACTCGGTATGGTCGGGTAACCCAGTGGCGCCGTGCCCTTTCTATCCGCCGAACTCGCCACCGCTGATGCAGGTCGCTTCGGGATCGACGCCGTTTCGTCTCAACCTGCATGTCGACGACGTTGGCCACACCCTGATCTTTGGACCGACGGGCTCGGGAAAATCGACGCTTCTCGCGCTGATCGCCGCGCAGTTCCGTCGCTACGAGTTCGCTCAAATCTTTGCTTTCGACAAGGGTAACTCGCTCCTCCCCCTGACGCTTGCCGCCGGCGGCGATCACTACGAAATCGGCAACGATCAGAACGGGGAGGGGAAAGCGCTGGCGTTCTGCCCTCTGTTCGATCTTTCGACAGATGGCGATCGCGCCTGGGCGACCGAGTGGATCGAAACGCTTGTCGCCCTGCAGGGCGTTACCATCACACCCGACCATCGCAATGCAATCTCACGCCAGATCGGGCTGATGGCGACAGCACCCGGAAAGTCGCTATCGGACTTTGTCAGCGGCGTGCAGATGCGCGAGATCAAGGACGCACTCCATCACTATACCGTCGACGGCCCGATGGGTCAGCTTCTCGACGCGGAAGAGGACGGGCTGACGCTTCGAGCGTTTCAGTGCTTCGAGATCGAGCATCTCATGAATATGGGCGAGCGTAATCTGGTGCCCGTTCTCACCTACCTCTTTCACCGGATCGAGAAGCGGCTCGATGGCTCTCCGAGCCTCATCCTCCTCGACGAGGCCTGGCTGATGCTCGGGCATCCGGTTTTCCGCGACAAGATCCGGGAATGGCTGAAGGTTCTCCGCAAAGCCAATTGCGCCGTCGTATTGGCGACGCAGTCAATCTCCGACGCCGAGCGCTCCGGCATTATCGACGTCCTGAAGGAGTCCTGCCCGACCAAGATCTGCTTGCCGAATGGTGCCGCACGCGAGCCGGGCACGCGGGAATTCTACGAGCGGATCGGTTTCAACGAGCGCCAGATCGAGATCGTCTCGGGCGCCATCCCGAAACGCGAATACTATGTCGCCACGCCAGACGGACGGCGGCTTTTCGATATGTCGCTCGGGCCGGTGGCACTGAGCTTTGTGGGCGCATCCGGAAAGGAAGACCTGAAGCGGATCCGCGCGCTGAAGGCGGAATATGGCCAGGACTGGCCAACCCATTGGCTTGAATCGAGAGGAGTTCCGGATGCCACGTCGCACCTCAACGCCCAGTAA
- the traI gene encoding acyl-homoserine-lactone synthase TraI, with product MQLLAISTPRTAKEERLLAAQHALRAKVFADRLGWEVDVDDGMEMDRFDDLRPTYILAVGGDDRVHGCARLLPATGPTMIQEIFPSLLPDGRLFAHAAMIESSRFCVDTQSQGSSAQSSINNVTQAMFAGIIEWSIVNGFSDIVTVTDLRFERILSRVGWPLQRLGTPQKIGVTTAIAGVLPADRASFQRLQPPHYRSLIATSFHKAA from the coding sequence ATGCAGCTACTGGCGATTTCGACACCTCGAACCGCAAAAGAAGAGAGACTGCTCGCTGCCCAGCACGCCCTCCGGGCAAAAGTCTTCGCCGACCGGTTGGGATGGGAAGTCGACGTTGATGACGGGATGGAGATGGATCGATTCGATGATCTACGTCCAACATACATTCTAGCTGTCGGGGGTGACGATCGTGTCCATGGCTGCGCACGGCTTCTACCCGCCACCGGGCCGACAATGATCCAGGAGATTTTCCCGTCACTTCTTCCAGATGGGAGGCTCTTTGCTCACGCCGCAATGATCGAAAGCTCACGTTTTTGCGTCGATACGCAATCGCAAGGATCGAGTGCGCAGAGCTCCATCAACAACGTCACGCAAGCAATGTTTGCTGGCATCATCGAGTGGTCAATCGTCAACGGCTTTAGCGACATCGTCACCGTGACGGATCTGCGGTTTGAGCGGATCCTCTCCCGTGTCGGATGGCCATTGCAACGACTGGGAACACCTCAAAAGATTGGCGTCACCACGGCAATTGCAGGCGTTCTCCCCGCAGACCGCGCTTCGTTCCAGCGGTTGCAGCCACCGCACTATCGGTCGCTCATCGCTACTTCCTTCCACAAGGCCGCTTGA
- a CDS encoding PfkB family carbohydrate kinase codes for MATLRYTRSGISPVVVNSELTKKICDKPIENQNGDRVFVGANLSVSIIAPRATDLARLQDFDAIHTGRSSHVDAWLPHFSKATKVSYDFATVHDAKRIAQVAPHCFLLAFSGGSLSRHEALSLAGLAHAHGATWSLVTRGQEGALLFGPHGFHEEPAQAVEAIDTLGAGDTFIAYVLVGLLEERQSGDVLSGAAQAAAKTCLMRGAFGHGAPMAIDLSNMMSLEEIYRITKPAAVPAEA; via the coding sequence ATGGCTACGCTCCGCTACACGAGGAGCGGAATTTCCCCCGTCGTGGTCAACAGCGAGTTAACCAAGAAAATTTGCGACAAGCCCATTGAAAACCAGAATGGCGACCGTGTCTTCGTTGGTGCCAATCTCAGCGTTTCGATCATTGCACCGAGAGCGACCGACCTTGCCCGGCTTCAGGATTTTGACGCGATCCACACCGGCAGGTCGAGTCATGTCGATGCTTGGCTGCCGCACTTCAGCAAGGCCACCAAGGTCTCCTACGATTTCGCGACGGTTCACGATGCCAAGCGGATTGCGCAGGTTGCGCCACATTGCTTCCTGCTGGCCTTTTCCGGCGGAAGCCTGAGCCGGCACGAGGCGCTGTCACTCGCTGGCCTCGCCCATGCGCACGGCGCCACATGGAGCCTTGTGACCCGCGGCCAGGAAGGGGCGTTACTCTTCGGCCCACACGGCTTCCATGAAGAGCCAGCGCAAGCCGTCGAGGCCATCGACACGCTTGGAGCAGGTGACACCTTCATTGCGTATGTTCTCGTAGGGCTGCTCGAGGAGCGGCAATCGGGTGATGTTCTATCCGGAGCCGCACAGGCGGCAGCAAAGACCTGCCTCATGCGTGGCGCATTTGGCCATGGTGCTCCGATGGCCATCGATCTCTCGAACATGATGAGCCTTGAAGAAATCTACAGGATCACCAAGCCTGCGGCAGTCCCCGCCGAAGCGTGA
- a CDS encoding TrbC/VirB2 family protein → MLRKTNVFAFSVIATHFAFVVPAMASSGGGSLPWEGPLEQIQQSITGPVAGYIALAAVAIAGGMLIFGGELNDFARRLMYVVLVAGILLGATTIVGLFGATGASIGISEKVTSTFPAIKSGEGTDG, encoded by the coding sequence ATGTTGCGTAAGACCAATGTTTTCGCTTTTTCAGTAATAGCAACTCATTTTGCCTTCGTGGTGCCGGCGATGGCGAGCTCAGGTGGTGGCAGCCTTCCTTGGGAAGGTCCTCTGGAGCAGATCCAGCAATCGATCACAGGTCCAGTCGCTGGATACATCGCGCTCGCAGCCGTTGCCATCGCTGGCGGTATGTTAATCTTCGGCGGCGAACTCAACGATTTCGCGCGCAGGCTGATGTACGTCGTCCTGGTCGCCGGCATTCTGCTCGGTGCGACGACGATCGTCGGCCTCTTTGGCGCCACCGGTGCATCGATCGGCATTTCGGAGAAAGTCACCTCTACCTTCCCAGCTATAAAATCAGGGGAGGGCACAGATGGCTGA
- the trbB gene encoding P-type conjugative transfer ATPase TrbB, translating to MTQLLSHPRLVRKLQEALGDQLCVALDDSNVVEIMLNPDGKLFIERLGHGVAPAGEMSSAAAEMVIGTVAHALQSEVDTNQPIISGELPIGGHRFEGLLPPIVAKPAFTIRRRASRLIPLDDYVRTGVMTDLQAGTIRSAIASRLNIIISGGTGSGKTTLANAVIDEIVRSAPEDRLVILEDTAEIRCAAENAVLLHTSDSVDMARLLKSTMRLRPDRIVVGEVRDGAALTLLKAWNTGHPGGVATIHSNTAMSALRRLEQLTAEASQQPMHEVIGEAVDLIVSIERTPRGRRVRDIITVERFAKGEYEIQSEHLTEEQEARHVA from the coding sequence GTGACCCAGCTTCTTTCCCATCCAAGACTTGTACGCAAGCTCCAGGAGGCGCTAGGCGATCAGCTATGCGTCGCGCTCGACGACAGTAATGTCGTTGAAATCATGCTCAATCCAGACGGCAAGCTGTTCATCGAACGGCTTGGTCACGGCGTAGCGCCTGCCGGGGAAATGTCATCCGCTGCGGCGGAGATGGTCATCGGGACTGTTGCGCACGCTCTTCAGTCCGAGGTCGATACCAATCAACCTATCATCTCCGGTGAGCTGCCAATCGGGGGGCACCGGTTCGAAGGCCTGCTGCCTCCCATCGTTGCAAAACCGGCGTTCACTATACGCCGGCGTGCCTCACGTCTCATTCCGCTCGATGACTATGTTCGCACCGGCGTCATGACAGACCTGCAAGCAGGAACGATCAGAAGCGCGATCGCCTCGCGATTGAACATCATCATTTCAGGCGGGACCGGCTCCGGGAAAACCACGCTAGCCAACGCAGTGATCGACGAAATCGTAAGAAGTGCGCCAGAGGATCGACTGGTGATCCTCGAAGATACGGCGGAGATCCGGTGCGCCGCCGAGAACGCCGTTCTTCTCCACACAAGTGACAGCGTTGATATGGCCCGCTTGCTCAAAAGTACGATGCGCCTTCGACCTGATCGCATCGTCGTCGGCGAGGTGCGCGATGGCGCAGCCCTCACGCTTCTTAAAGCCTGGAACACAGGGCATCCGGGCGGCGTCGCAACCATCCACTCCAACACCGCCATGTCCGCACTCCGCCGGCTTGAACAACTCACGGCAGAGGCAAGCCAACAGCCAATGCATGAAGTCATTGGTGAGGCCGTTGACCTCATCGTTTCGATCGAGCGCACGCCCCGCGGCAGGAGAGTCCGTGACATCATAACCGTCGAGCGTTTTGCCAAAGGCGAATACGAAATCCAGTCCGAGCACCTTACGGAAGAACAGGAAGCCCGTCATGTTGCGTAA
- a CDS encoding IS6 family transposase, giving the protein MILNAIAEKLKRQSKDDFKGRHFEAWLIVQAVTWYLRYPLSYRDLEEMFRERGFEVDHSTINRWVLAYAPLIEKRLRQFRRPHCGSIRIDETYVNIRGKWRYLYRAIDKNGNPVDFLLTARRDLDAAKRFFRKMLKDEPLLSPEKIGTDGANTFPSAIKTSVDNGLLHPDPVHYVTKHLQQGIESDHFRVKKNMPKIGGFQSFKTARRTIAGFEAMLWLRKGFGFSGGWTVNVQNDLLAHLFGLQKVNKA; this is encoded by the coding sequence ATGATTCTGAACGCCATTGCCGAAAAGTTGAAGCGCCAGTCGAAGGATGATTTCAAAGGGCGACATTTCGAGGCATGGCTCATCGTTCAGGCGGTGACATGGTATCTGCGGTACCCGCTCAGCTACAGAGATCTCGAGGAGATGTTCCGCGAGCGCGGCTTCGAGGTCGACCATAGTACAATCAACCGCTGGGTTCTCGCCTATGCGCCGCTGATCGAGAAGCGGCTCCGTCAGTTTCGTCGGCCTCATTGCGGCTCAATTCGGATCGACGAGACTTACGTCAATATCCGTGGCAAATGGCGTTATCTGTACCGGGCGATCGACAAGAACGGAAATCCGGTCGATTTTCTGTTGACTGCAAGGCGCGATCTTGATGCCGCAAAGCGCTTCTTCCGCAAAATGCTCAAGGATGAGCCCTTGCTCTCGCCGGAAAAGATCGGCACGGATGGTGCCAATACGTTCCCATCCGCGATCAAGACATCGGTTGACAACGGACTGCTGCATCCCGATCCTGTGCACTATGTCACCAAGCATCTGCAGCAAGGCATCGAGAGCGACCACTTCCGTGTGAAGAAGAACATGCCAAAGATCGGCGGCTTCCAATCTTTCAAAACGGCGCGCCGCACAATCGCCGGCTTCGAAGCCATGCTCTGGCTCAGGAAGGGCTTCGGCTTCTCTGGCGGCTGGACCGTCAACGTTCAGAACGATCTGCTTGCGCACCTCTTCGGACTTCAAAAGGTTAACAAAGCATAA
- the repA gene encoding plasmid partitioning protein RepA yields MSVAKNVNRHSLPSADETIGAQAELLSSQLQSMSEALFPPTSQKVLRKFTSGEAARLIGISDSTLRKMTLAGEGPQPETTSNGRRLYNLSEINQIRRLLAQSTRGRETIEFVPHRRPGEHLQVLAVTNFKGGSGKTTTTAHLAQFLALQGYRVLAVDLDPQASLSALLGVLPELDVASNQTLYAAIRYDEERRALSEVIRPTYFDGLDLVPGNLELMEFEHTTPRALSAGASGETLFFARVAAALDEVADNYDVVVIDCPPQLGFLTLSGLCAATAMIVTIHPQMLDISSMSQFLLMTRDLLGVVRDAGGELKYDFIRYLLTRYEPQDAPQTKVAALLRNLFDDYVLTNPMLKSAAVSDAGLTKQTLYEIGRENMTRSTYDRAMESLEAVNSEVETLIKQAWGRA; encoded by the coding sequence GTGAGCGTGGCTAAAAACGTGAATAGGCACAGCCTCCCAAGTGCTGATGAAACGATCGGGGCGCAGGCTGAACTCCTGAGCTCTCAGCTTCAGTCTATGAGCGAGGCGCTGTTCCCGCCGACTTCACAAAAGGTCCTCCGTAAGTTTACGTCGGGTGAAGCTGCTCGTTTGATCGGAATATCTGATTCCACGTTGCGCAAAATGACGCTGGCTGGTGAAGGACCGCAGCCGGAAACTACGAGTAACGGGAGGCGCCTATATAATCTCAGTGAGATCAACCAGATTCGTCGACTGCTCGCCCAATCGACACGCGGTAGAGAGACGATAGAATTTGTCCCTCACCGTCGCCCAGGTGAGCATCTGCAAGTCCTTGCCGTCACCAACTTCAAAGGCGGGTCCGGCAAAACGACAACGACAGCTCATTTGGCACAATTTCTGGCTCTCCAGGGCTATCGCGTTCTAGCCGTCGATCTCGATCCACAAGCCAGTCTTTCGGCACTGCTAGGCGTTCTTCCGGAATTGGATGTCGCGTCAAACCAGACTCTATATGCTGCAATTCGTTACGACGAAGAGCGTCGCGCACTTTCGGAGGTGATCCGGCCAACTTACTTCGACGGCCTGGATCTCGTCCCAGGTAATCTAGAACTGATGGAGTTTGAGCATACGACGCCCAGAGCGCTCAGCGCGGGGGCTTCAGGCGAAACGCTGTTCTTTGCACGAGTGGCGGCGGCGCTTGACGAGGTTGCCGACAACTACGACGTCGTTGTGATTGACTGCCCTCCTCAGCTCGGCTTCCTAACGCTCAGTGGATTGTGCGCAGCGACTGCGATGATCGTCACGATTCATCCGCAGATGCTCGACATATCGTCGATGAGTCAGTTCCTTTTGATGACGCGTGATCTGCTCGGTGTAGTGCGGGATGCTGGCGGCGAACTCAAATATGATTTCATCCGCTACCTATTGACCAGATATGAGCCTCAAGACGCTCCTCAAACGAAGGTCGCGGCTCTGCTCCGTAATCTTTTTGATGACTACGTGTTGACGAATCCCATGCTGAAGTCTGCAGCGGTATCGGACGCCGGCCTGACCAAGCAGACCCTCTATGAGATTGGTCGTGAGAACATGACTCGCTCCACCTATGATCGGGCGATGGAGTCGTTGGAGGCGGTCAACTCGGAGGTTGAGACATTGATTAAGCAGGCTTGGGGTCGGGCATGA
- the trbL gene encoding P-type conjugative transfer protein TrbL — protein sequence MTSELKTIRGITVLVAFIVVSFQPAIAQEGSVLTALQNEITTAAKGWETTVMDAARSLFWILAGIEIGIAAVWLALQAASLDSWFAELVRRIMFVGFFAFVLAQGPTFAKAVVDSLFQIGAGGGTASPADVFNAGLTVATKMSEKVQFGLFEDNALAISAAFAMVVTVIAFSLVAAIFVSVMVEMYLGLLAGMIMLGLGGSSFTKDFAIRYLIYAFSVGMKLMALVMISRIGSEVLIGLANRPDVGDQFQTALAIAGIAVVVFIIAMYVPNIIQGVVQGASVTGGMETIRHGGQAASFALGAASLAAGAVGAGAAAAQSARAAGSSIAGAALRGMGAGIGSAGKAAGSAAKEKAIGSPGAYAGSIMGLANAKLDQSRTGQSGPKTPPERNDK from the coding sequence ATGACCTCTGAGCTCAAAACGATCAGGGGCATTACGGTGCTCGTCGCATTCATCGTCGTGTCGTTCCAACCCGCAATTGCGCAGGAGGGGTCGGTCCTAACGGCCCTCCAGAACGAGATCACTACTGCCGCAAAAGGTTGGGAGACCACCGTCATGGATGCGGCGAGATCGCTGTTCTGGATTCTCGCAGGGATCGAAATCGGTATTGCCGCGGTCTGGCTGGCGCTTCAGGCCGCGTCGCTCGACAGCTGGTTTGCTGAACTGGTCCGGCGCATCATGTTCGTGGGCTTCTTCGCATTCGTTCTCGCGCAGGGTCCGACCTTCGCGAAGGCGGTCGTCGATAGTCTATTTCAGATCGGCGCTGGTGGAGGCACGGCTTCGCCAGCCGATGTGTTCAACGCAGGTCTGACCGTCGCGACCAAGATGTCAGAGAAAGTGCAATTCGGGCTGTTCGAGGACAACGCGCTCGCCATTTCGGCGGCCTTTGCGATGGTCGTAACGGTGATCGCATTCTCGCTCGTTGCCGCGATCTTCGTATCCGTGATGGTCGAGATGTATCTCGGTCTGCTCGCGGGAATGATCATGCTCGGATTGGGAGGCTCGTCCTTCACCAAGGACTTCGCCATCCGCTATCTCATCTATGCATTCTCAGTCGGCATGAAGCTCATGGCTCTGGTCATGATTTCCCGGATCGGCTCCGAAGTCTTGATAGGCCTAGCGAACCGGCCCGACGTCGGGGACCAGTTTCAGACCGCATTAGCGATCGCCGGGATCGCGGTCGTGGTCTTCATTATCGCCATGTATGTCCCGAACATTATCCAAGGCGTTGTTCAAGGAGCATCGGTCACAGGTGGAATGGAAACCATCCGTCACGGTGGACAGGCTGCATCATTTGCACTTGGAGCAGCGTCGCTCGCAGCGGGGGCAGTCGGAGCTGGCGCCGCGGCGGCTCAATCCGCACGCGCCGCAGGATCCTCTATTGCAGGCGCAGCACTTCGCGGGATGGGAGCCGGTATCGGGTCGGCTGGGAAGGCGGCCGGCTCGGCCGCCAAGGAAAAGGCGATCGGTTCGCCCGGAGCCTATGCCGGCTCGATCATGGGACTCGCCAACGCCAAGCTCGATCAGAGCCGCACCGGTCAATCCGGCCCCAAGACGCCACCCGAACGAAACGACAAGTAA